A window of Juglans regia cultivar Chandler chromosome 7, Walnut 2.0, whole genome shotgun sequence contains these coding sequences:
- the LOC108991844 gene encoding dual specificity tyrosine-phosphorylation-regulated kinase 2-like, giving the protein MAVSDVEAVLEFLRNNGFSEAESALKEDMIEKSELGSFDFEKFFFPMVPPPPPVRIPSTLRGSGIPPDDGESSRSNSRSGDDEFVSLGSSTSDVCSSEFINPYGVRSTSHDTSEASSENLSQFGTARDYHDFDMQNDLFWYDEKDDGDFMTPSFDGPDFFGCPSEDKFVMMSENEKQHGNPLEEKCLFYIDPLNDENEVHMVDYDNFDRKYDPGGCIQEQTKGITTYDCLAPIHTYSVGAGGFYGDNLANNSYMSSKETDLNGSQLKVVGDIPTDCGAATQDKIRKTRYSAKRGCSNDWVEGFKDSHHFNVKVAEKDFIPNGIDSYEFGDGGKVNSEPSKPEAAAEGEDFIDDLLMYDTHDDEYEVFDLRIIHRKNRTGFEENKDLPIVLNTVIARRYYITEYLGSAAFSKVVQAHDLHTGMDVCLKIIKNDKDFFDQSLDEIKLLKLVNKYDPSDERHILRLYDFFYHQEHLFIVCELLRANLYEFQKFNQESGGEAYFTLSRLQVITRQCLEALEYLHHLGIIHCDLKPENILIKSYRRCEIKVIDLGSSCFLTDNLCLYVQSRSYRAPEVILGLPYDQRIDIWSLGCILAELCSGEVLFPNDSIVTILARMIGMFGPIDLEMLEQGQETNKYFTKEYDLYHINEETDQLEYIIPESSSLEHQLQVTDIGFIDFVKSLLEIDPKRRPTAMEALEHPWLSHRY; this is encoded by the exons ATGGCGGTCTCAGACGTCGAGGCAGTGCTAGAGTTCTTGAGGAACAACGGGTTCTCGGAGGCCGAGTCTGCTCTCAAAGAGGATATGATTGAAAAGAGTGAACTGGGTTCGTTTGATTTCGAGAAATTCTTCTTCCCAATGGTGCCCCCTCCCCCACCGGTGAGAATTCCGTCGACTCTCCGAGGATCGGGGATTCCTCCTGATGATGGTGAATCTTCGAGGTCGAACTCTAGGTCCGGGGACGACGAGTTCGTGAGCTTAGGGTCTTCCACTTCGGATGTGTGTTCTTCAG AATTCATAAACCCATATGGAGTTCGGTCAACATCTCATGATACCTCTGAAGCCTCATCAGAAAACCTATCTCAATTTGGCACAGCACGCGATTATCATGATTTTGATATGCAAAATGACCTGTTTTGGTATGATGAGAAAGATGACGGTGACTTCATGACTCCCTCATTTGATGGACCAGACTTCTTTGGCTGTCCAAGTGAGGATAAGTTTGTCATGATGTCAGAGAATGAGAAGCAACATGGGAACCCACTGGAAGAGAAATGTCTTTTTTACATTGATCCcttaaatgatgaaaatgaggTTCATATGGTGGATTATGATAATTTTGATAGAAAGTATGACCCTGGAGGATGCATTCAGGAGCAAACCAAAGGTATTACCACTTATGATTGTCTAGCCCCCATTCATACATACAGTGTTGGAGCTGGAGGATTTTATGGTGACAATCTTGCAAATAACAGCTACATGAGCTCTAAAGAAACTGATTTGAATGGTTCTCAGTTAAAGGTTGTAGGGGATATTCCCACTGACTGTGGTGCTGCTACACAAGATAAAATAAGGAAGACTAGATACTCTGCTAAAAGGGGCTGCTCGAATGACTGGGTTGAAGGTTTTAAGGATTCCCATCACTTTAATGTTAAGGTTGCTGAGAAAGATTTCATACCAAATGGAATCGACAGCTATGAGTTTGGAGATGGTGGAAAAGTAAATTCAGAACCCAGCAAGCCTGAAGCTGCTGCAGAAGGGgaggattttattgatgatcttTTAATGTATGATACTCATGATGATGAGTATGAAGTATTTGACCTTCGAATCATACACAGGAAAAACAG GACTGGATTCGAGGAAAACAAGGATCTGCCGATTGTGCTGAATACTGTCATTGCACGTAGATACTATATTACAGAGTACCTTGGTTCGGCCGCTTTCAGTAAGGTTGTTCAGGCCCATGATCTTCACACTGGAATGGATGTTTGCCTGAAGatcataaaaaatgataaagactTTTTCGATCAAAGTTTAGATGAAATTAAACTTTTAAAGCTTGTCAACAAGTATGACCCTTCTGATGAACGGCACATTTTGCGTCTTTATGACTTCTTTTATCATCAG GAGCATCTCTTCATTGTTTGCGAACTCCTCCGAGCAAACTTATATGAATTTCAGAAATTCAATCAAGAATCTGGTGGGGAGGCTTATTTTACCTTGAGCAGATTGCAG GTCATAACCCGTCAATGTTTGGAGGCATTGGAGTACTTACATCACTTGGGAATTATTCACTGCGATCTAAAGCCGGAAAATATTCTTATCAAAAGTTACAGAAGATGTGAGATAAAGGTTATTGATCTTGGAAGCAGTTGCTTTCTGACAGACAACTTGTGCCTGTATGTACAATCCCGTTCCTATCGAGCTCCTGAAGTAATCCTAGGCCTTCCATATGACCAAAGGATTGACATCTGGTCGCTTGGCTGTATATTGGCTGAGCTATGCTCTGGGGAA GTGCTGTTTCCAAACGATTCAATTGTGACAATCCTTGCACGCATGATTGGGATGTTTGGCCCTATTGATTTAGAGATGTTGGAACAGGGGCAGGAGACAAACAAGTATTTCACAAAAGAATATGATCTTTATCATATAAATGAG GAGACAGACCAACTGGAATACATAATCCCCGAGTCATCCTCGTTGGAGCATCAACTGCAGGTTACCGATATCGGGTTTATCGATTTTGTGAAAAGTCTGCTTGAGATCGATCCAAAGAGGCGCCCAACAGCAATGGAGGCACTAGAGCACCCATGGCTTTCCCACCGGTACTAG
- the LOC108991854 gene encoding disease resistance protein RPV1-like translates to MAAQTLSSPPNPCWSHDVFLSFSGEHTRKNFIDHLYSALKQAGIHTFRDEDELPRGEHISSEQINAIQGSRIYIVVFSKDYASSSWCLDELVEIVRCKSALSHTLLPIFFDVIPKDVRKQTQTFAEAFVSHETRFRAEMERVQKWREALTEAANVSGLDLQNDANGFESRLIEKIVEEILCKVNQVYLHVAVHPVGIDSRVEEMKTLLNIGTSGVRVVGIYGIGGIGKTTIAKAVYNEICNGFEGSSCLLKIKEISQQPDGLIHLQEQLVSDILKTKNLKAGKVDGGINERFCHKRVLIVLDDVDHLNQFSSLVGNLEWLAPGSRVIATTRDEHLLTELGVNEKYEVLELNPEESLQLFSWHAFRMAHPKDGFLQLSIDAVGYVGGIPHSLEALGSYLLGRSIIEWKSALEKLQKIPHMNIHYNKL, encoded by the exons ATGGCTGCTCAGACCCTTTCATCCCCTCCCAATCCTTGTTGGAGCCATGATGTCTTCCTTAGTTTCAGTGGTGAACACACCCGCAAGAACTTCATTGACCACCTCTATAGTGCCCTTAAGCAAGCTGGGATTCACACCTTTCGAGATGAAGACGAGCTTCCAAGAGGAGAGCACATTTCTAGTGAACAGATCAATGCTATTCAAGGATCCAGAATTTACATTGTCGTTTTCTCAAAGGACTATGCTTCTTCCAGTTGGTGCCTTGACGAGCTTGTGGAGATTGTGCGCTGTAAGAGTGCCCTGAGCCACACTCTTCTTCCAATATTTTTTGATGTGATTCCCAAAGATGTCCGAAAACAGACCCAAACTTTTGCTGAAGCATTCGTTAGCCATGAAACGCGGTTTCGGGCTGAGATGGAGAGGGTGCAGAAGTGGAGAGAAGCTCTTACCGAAGCTGCAAATGTTTCCGGCTTGGATCTCCAGAATGATGCAAATGG GTTTGAATCAAGGCTTATTGAGAAGATAGTTGAAGAAATTTTGTGTAAAGTAAACCAAGTTTACTTGCATGTTGCCGTCCACCCTGTAGGAATAGATTCTCGTGTTGAAGAGATGaaaactttattaaatattGGAACAAGTGGTGTTCGTGTTGTGGGTATCTATGGGATAGGTGGAATCGGTAAAACAACCATAGCTAAAGCTGTCTATAATGAAATATGTAATGGTTTTGAAGGAAGCAGTTGTCTTCTAAAGATTAAAGAAATTTCACAACAACCTGACGGTTTAATTCATTTACAAGAACAACTTGTTTCTGATATCTTGAAAACAAAGAACTTGAAGGCTGGGAAGGTTGATGGAGGAATCAATGAAAGATTTTGTCACAAAAGAGTTCTTATTgttcttgatgatgtggatcATTTAAACCAGTTTAGTTCATTAGTTGGAAACCTCGAGTGGTTGGCTCCAGGAAGTAGAGTTATTGCTACGACAAGAGATGAACATTTGCTTACTGAGCTAGGAGTAAATGAGAAATACGAGGTACTGGAATTGAATCCTGAGGAGTCCCTTCAACTTTTCAGTTGGCATGCCTTTAGAATGGCCCATCCAAAAGATGGTTTCTTACAGCTTTCGATTGATGCAGTGGGTTATGTTGGAGGAATTCCACATTCTCTTGAAGCCCTGGGTTCTTATCTTTTAGGAAGAAGCATTATTGAATGGAAAAGCGCattagaaaaattacaaaaaattccTCATATGAATATTCATTACAATAAGTTGTGA
- the LOC108991853 gene encoding disease resistance protein RPV1-like, with protein sequence MDAQTLPSSSKPRWSYDVFLSFRGEDTRKKFTDHLYTALKQAGVHTFRDDEELPRGELISTELNNAIRASRIAIVVFSKDYASSSWCLDELVEILHCKKTVGQIFFPIFYDVNPSDVRKQIGTFAGAFVKHEERFRAEMERVKKWRAALIEAASFSGWDLRDVANGYESKFVKKILEEVLRKVKKVPLHVAAHPVGIGSRVEQIKDLLNLRTNDVRIVGIFGMGGIGKTTIAKAVYNELCLEFEGSSFLLNIKEISEKPDGLVRLQEQLLSDVLKTKNLKISNVDGGISLIKERFRRKRVLIVLDDVDHLKQLNSLAGEIEWFGPGSRVIATTRDEHVLTLLGVNERYMVEELNNEESLQLFSWHAFRMANPAEEYLKLSTDVVGYVGGLPLALEVLGSSLLKRSIIEWKSTLEKLQKVPDKQIQGKLRISFDSLDVMEKDIFLDIACFFIGTDKEYVNRVLDGCCFFPDIGISILIQRSLLTVNERNELRMHDLIRDMGREIVREESPNDLGERNRLWFHEDVLNVLRKHTGSKAVQGLVLNMPTLEDVHLETEAFKEMKNLRLLQIDGVYLKGCYELLPNELKWLCWHKCPLQFLPPNFQLESLAVLDMQHSNVKQVWREIKIFNKLKVLNMSNSIYLTKSPNFLRVPLLEIMILEGCTSLTEIHESIGHLKSLVLLNLKGCKNLRNLPRSISNSKSLETLNLSGCSKLTMLPEDFGYMMALRELRADKTAIKRLPSSFGRLTNLQTLTLSGSKGHASESWISRILSGILPSSNPTNLLPASISGLCSLRELDLSDCSLREDGIPIDFGSLSSLEELDLSGNSFLKLPPCMSRLPKLAKLRLNDCTTLQSISELPTSVTELKAARCTSLERVSNLYNLKRWSSISLSECNKLVEIQGLEKLQFAITHTDEGYNVSYFFSKNIFQSSNLQSQCGYPFHPGREVPDRFSHKRVGSSISCHAPPLSEGKVVGVDVCAVFAPKKETTAEPVVRSIEIKSRFFTNQSHWFDEFREGTTFLTSIPMSNFKAGIASGKEINVSFDFGEAFEVKTCGIYLRLIEEAEPDVIDEDEQGSLVEDVDFVTCADTAMDMVYMKRGRDEHEAGSSNDWSIQESCPKRSRMDAEA encoded by the exons ATGGATGCTCAAACCCTTCCATCCTCTTCCAAACCTAGATGGAGTTACGACGTCTTTTTGAGTTTCAGAGGTGAAGACACCCGCAAGAAATTTACCGATCACCTCTACACAGCCTTGAAGCAAGCCGGAGTTCACACTTTTCGAGATGACGAAGAGCTTCCAAGGGGAGAGCTTATCTCTACCGAACTGAACAACGCGATTCGAGCATCCAGAATTGCAATTGTGGTTTTCTCTAAAGACTATGCTTCTTCTAGTTGGTGCCTTGACGAGCTCGTGGAGATTCTGCACTGCAAAAAGACCGTGGGTCAGATATTTTTTCCGATATTTTATGATGTGAACCCTTCTGATGTTCGAAAACAGATCGGGACTTTTGCCGGAGCATTCGTTAAGCATGAAGAACGGTTTCGGGCTGAGATGGAAAGGGTTAAAAAGTGGAGGGCAGCTCTTATTGAAGCTGCAAGTTTTTCCGGCTGGGATCTCCGGGACGTTGCAAATGG GTATGAATCAAAGTTCGTCAAGAAAATCCTGGAAGAAGTTTTGCGCAAAGTGAAAAAAGTTCCATTGCATGTTGCCGCACACCCAGTGGGAATAGGCTCTCGTGTTGaacaaataaaagatttattGAATCTTAGAACAAATGATGTTCGCATTGTGGGCATATTTGGTATGGGAGGAATAGGTAAAACAACAATAGCAAAAGCTGTCTATAATGAACTATGTCTTGAATTTGAAGGAAGCAGTTTTCTTTTGAACATCAAAGAAATTTCAGAGAAACCCGATGGCTTAGTACGTTTACAGGAACAGCTACTCTCTGATGTATTGAAGACGAAGAATTTGAAGATTTCCAATGTTGATGGAGGAATAAGTTTGATTAAGGAAAGATTTCGCCGCAAAAGAGTTCTTATTgttcttgatgatgtggatcACTTGAAGCAACTTAATTCGTTAGCCGGAGAGATCGAATGGTTTGGTCCAGGAAGTAGAGTTATTGCAACAACTAGGGATGAACACGTGCTAACTCTACTAGGAGTAAATGAAAGATATATGGTTGAGGAATTGAATAACGAGGAGTCCCTTCAACTTTTTAGTTGGCATGCATTTAGGATGGCTAATCCAGCAGAAGAGTATCTAAAGCTTTCGACTGATGTAGTGGGTTATGTTGGAGGACTTCCATTAGCTCTTGAAGTTTTGGGTTCCTCTCTATTAAAAAGAAGCATTATTGAATGGAAAAGCACattagaaaaattacaaaaagttCCTGACAAACAGATTCAGGGGAAGCTTAGAATAAGTTTTGATTCGCTAGATGTTATGGAGAAAGACATATTCCTTGATATCGCATGTTTCTTTATTGGTACAGACAAAGAATATGTCAACAGAGTACTTGATGGCTGTTGTTTCTTTCCAGATATTGGTATAAGTATTCTCATTCAAAGATCTCTCCTGACAGTTaatgaaagaaatgaattgagaatgcACGATCTGATTCGTGACATGGGAAGAGAGATTGTTCGTGAAGAGTCGCCCAATGATCTAGGCGAACGTAATAGATTATGGTTTCATGAGGATGTCTTAAATGTGCTTCGCAAACATACG GGATCAAAAGCAGTGCAGGGTCTCGTCTTAAATATGCCAACACTAGAAGATGTACATTTGGAAACCGAAGCATTTAAAGAGATGAAGAATTTGAGATTACTCCAGATCGATGGTGTATATCTCAAAGGATGTTATGAACTTCTTCCCAATGAGCTCAAATGGCTTTGTTGGCATAAGTGTCCTCTGCAGTTTTTACCACCCAATTTCCAACTCGAGAGCCTTGCTGTCCTTGACATGCAGCATAGTAATGTCAAACAAGTTTGGAGGGAGATCAAA ATATTCAACAAGTTGAAAGTCTTAAATATGAGCAATTCCATATATCTCACCAAATCACCGAACTTCTTGCGAGTACCTCTATTGGAGATAATGATACTTGAAGGTTGTACTAGTTTGACTGAGATTCACGAGTCTATTGGACATCTGAAAAGCCTTGTTTTGCTTAATTTGAAAGGATGCAAGAATCTGAGGAATCTTCCCAGAAGCATTTCTAACTCAAAATCTCTTGAAACTCTCAACTTGTCTGGCTGTTCAAAACTTACGATGCTACCAGAGGATTTCGGGTATATGATGGCTCTGAGGGAGTTGCGTGCAGATAAAACTGCAATTAAGCGACTCCCATCCTCCTTTGGGCGTTTGACAAATCTCCAAACTCTAACATTATCTGGATCCAAAGGACATGCCTCGGAATCTTGGATCTCACGAATATTATCTGGGATATTACCAAGTTCGAACCCCACGAACTTGCTACCAGCTTCAATTTCTGGATTATGTTCATTGAGAGAATTGGATCTCAGTGACTGCAGTTTACGTGAAGACGGGATTCCCATTGATTTTGGGAGTTTATCTTCACTTGAAGAGTTGGATTTATCAGGAAACAGTTTTTTAAAGCTACCTCCCTGCATGAGTCGCCTTCCTAAGTTAGCTAAACTTCGTTTGAATGACTGTACAACTCTTCAATCGATTTCAGAACTTCCCACAAGTGTAACCGAGTTGAAAGCAGCTCGCTGCACATCATTGGAAAGAGTCTCAAATCTGTACAACCTGAAACGGTGGTCGTCGATTAGCCTATCTGAGTGCAACAAACTGGTTGAGATTCAAGGTTTGGAGAAGCTACAATTTGCAATCACTCACACGGACGAGGGCTACAATGTGTcatattttttctctaaaaatattttccag TCCTCAAACTTGCAGAGCCAGTGCGGTTATCCATTTCACCCTGGTCGCGAGGTTCCAGATCGGTTCAGCCATAAGAGAGTTGGGTCTTCGATATCTTGTCATGCACCTCCACTTTCAGAGGGTAAAGTCGTGGGGGTGGATGTTTGCGCTGTTTTTGCACCCAAGAAAGAAACCACGGCTGAGCCCGTGGTACGCTCTATTGAAATTAAGAGCCGCTTTTTTACCAACCAATCACATTGGTTTGATGAATTCCGGGAGGGAACAACCTTTCTGACCTCCATACCCATGTCAAATTTCAAAGCTGGGATAGCAAgtggaaaggaaataaatgtgTCCTTCGACTTTGGAGAAGCCTTTGAAGTGAAGACGTGTGgaatatatttaagattaattgAGGAGGCAGAGCCAGATGTTATAGATGAAGATGAACAGGGAAGTTTGGTCGAAGACGTCGATTTTGTTACTTGTGCCGATACTGCAATGGATATGGTGTATATGAAGAGGGGTCGTGATGAGCATGAGGCAGGATCAAGCAATGACTGGTCTATTCAAGAAAGTTGCCCTAAAAGGTCGAGGATGGATGCCGAAGCATAG